The proteins below come from a single Aspergillus oryzae RIB40 DNA, chromosome 5 genomic window:
- a CDS encoding glycosyltransferase family 32 protein (predicted protein) — translation MLTYRKSLIAALFLITFVVLLRSSHSASSPSPPAPAHLPDEVAYNTNEVTEEHLSGQKKEAIPQQQPLKPSPSAPLRERLRYHFPYDLDKKFPAYIWQTWKYTPDSVWFGQELRGAEASWTELHPGFVHQVVPDDTQGYLIKYLYSSLPDVFEAYESLPLPVLKADFFRYLILLARGGIYSDIDTSALKPAADWLPSTYDLSTIGFVVGIEADPDRPDWHEWYSRRLQFCQWTIQSKPGHPILRDIVAYITEETLRMKKAGILKVGKMDKTIVEFTGPGAWTDAIFRYFNDPDYFNIEPDSNHNITYEDFSNQKDWRKVGDVVVLPITSFSPGVMQMGAGDYDDPMAFVKHDFEGT, via the coding sequence ATGCTCACCTACCGAAAGTCGCTCATTGCGGCCCTCTTCCTGATCACCTTCGTCGTCCTCCTAAGGTCTTCCCATTCGGCTTCCTCCCCCTCGCCCCCTGCGCCGGCACACCTCCCCGATGAGGTCGCCTACAACACTAATGAAGTAACGGAAGAGCACTTGTCAggacagaaaaaagaggcGATaccacagcaacagccactCAAACCCTCCCCGAGCGCACCCTTGCGCGAACGGTTACGCTACCATTTCCCCTACGATCTTGATAAGAAATTCCCCGCATACATCTGGCAGACATGGAAATATACCCCCGACTCAGTGTGGTTCGGCCAAGAGCTGCGCGGTGCGGAGGCAAGTTGGACTGAGCTCCACCCCGGCTTCGTCCACCAGGTGGTTCCAGACGACACCCAGGGTTACCTCATCAAATACCTATACAGCTCTCTTCCCGACGTGTTTGAAGCCTACGAGTCGTTGCCGTTGCCCGTCCTGAAAGCCGACTTCTTCAGATACTTGATCCTGCTGGCCCGTGGCGGAATCTATAGCGACATCGACACCAGCGCTCTGAAGCCGGCTGCCGATTGGTTGCCCTCGACCTACGACCTGTCCACCATTGGATTCGTGGTCGGCATCGAGGCGGATCCTGACCGTCCGGACTGGCATGAATGGTATTCCCGGAGACTCCAATTCTGTCAATGGACCATTCAGTCCAAACCGGGACATCCCATCCTTCGCGACATCGTGGCCTACATCACGGAGGAAACACTACggatgaagaaggctggAATCTTAAAGGTCGGCAAGATGGATAAGACAATCGTGGAGTTCACCGGACCGGGCGCATGGACAGACGCTATCTTCAGATATTTCAACGACCCAGACTACTTCAACATCGAACCCGATTCAAACCACAACATTACCTATGAGGATTTCTCGAACCAAAAAGATTGGAGAAAGGTCGGCGACGTGGTAGTTCTACCCATTACGAGCTTCAGCCCTGGCGTTATGCAAATGGGCGCAGGCGACTACGATGATCCAATGGCCTTCGTCAAGCACGACTTCGAAGGTACCTAA
- the rom2 gene encoding putative Rho guanyl nucleotide exchange factor (Rom2) (RhoGEF GTPase) — MADLGGHQGRNYRPYGHPSSFQRDAAFSEIFGGAPPPGRSQTMTSQTPQFSQDRAHTMSSHVPHPQMQRDPPPPTRQVPNGHPAGAPNGYYQAYPGSATMTSHSSQNAPRPYPGRFAYPQPQRLDSRQSPGPQYPDAKGYSRPMPPPALNSDAYRSRSMARMGGPPLYHPPPSSFNHTSASAFRQQPYNAAAPMTAQGRVVPERHGNERAMSLTSYSADRPDYNKTTSTGRVIPARRQPSGSSQPPFSRPDMDPAAVHNVDGRPRPPSDGSTTSRSMSMASTVPDRTMSMQSQAPPKPAGQPTLVASNSRRSKVPLVYPALLSRVADAFREKIVLAKREKNGVTYHYAFSGADAVDLISYIIKTNDRNLALLLGRALDAQKFFHDVTYDHRLRDSPGEVYEFNDFKETMGEEAPSSEVNGVFTLLTECYSPTCNRDSLCYSIACPRRLEQQARLNLKPQPGLRSSASKGSLHGDDDDNDNQKLWINMVPKEVSDSIDDREKKRQEIIFEIMYTERDFVKDLEYLRDFWIRPLRSAGNKNISPIPEHRREKFIRTVFGNCLDVLAVNGGLAEALNARQKESHVVKTVGDIFLQHVPRFDPFIKYGANQLYGKYEFEKEKASNPDFARFVEETERLKESRKLELNGYLTKPTTRLARYPLLLEQVVKNTADDNPDKEDIPKAIKLIKDFLSRVNTESGRAENHFNLVQLNGALKFGPGDYVNLKLTEENRQMLTKMAFRKTPTDTSEVTAYLFDHAVLLVRIKTVNKREEYRVYRKPIPLELLVIAQMDEVIPRAGIAKRPSSSLLPNKATANPPNTKDGLPITFRHLGKGGYEQTLYATNPTQRRKFIELVDEQQRKLRERNSNFYNKTVLCENFFTSINRVNCLVPVDGGRKLVYGTDSGIYLSERWPKDKSAKPRRVLDVSQVTQIDTLEEYQLLLVLANKTLSSYPMEALEIGEGQNTVAKRPKKIQGHANFFKAGIGLGRYLVCSVKTSALSTTIKVYEPMDNLGKGKKKYKMFQSGQDTLKPFKEYYIPAESSSIHFLRSTLCVGCARGFEVVSLETTETQSLLDQADTSLDFVARKENVKPIHIERMNGEFLLNYSDFSFFVNRNGWRARPDWRISWEGNPNAFALSDPYILAFEPNFIEIRHIETSELIHIMTAKNIRMLHASTREILYAYEDEAGEDVVASLDFGKPQRS; from the exons ATGGCCGACCTTGGAGGCCATCAAGGCCGGAACTACCGGCCTTACGGgcatccttcatctttccAACGAGATGCTGCATTTTCTGAGATATTTGGTGGGGCACCACCACCTGGCCGCTCTCAGACAATGACTTCACAAACTCCTCAATTTTCTCAAGACAGGGCTCACACTATGTCATCCCACGTGCCGCACCCCCAGATGCAGAGagatccaccaccaccgacacGCCAGGTACCGAATGGACATCCAGCGGGTGCGCCGAACGGATACTATCAAGCGTACCCTGGGTCTGCGACTATGACTTCTCACTCTTCCCAGAATGCTCCGCGACCGTACCCTGGACGCTTCGCTTATCCTCAGCCCCAACGGTTAGACTCAAGGCAGAGCCCAGGACCACAGTATCCGGATGCAAAGGGATACAGCCGGCCGATGCCGCCCCCTGCACTGAATTCAGATGCTTACAGATCAAGGTCAATGgcaagaatgggaggacCACCACTATATCACCCACCACCTAGTAGCTTTAATCATACATCTGCAAGCGCTTTTCGCCAGCAGCCGTACAACGCTGCAGCCCCAATGACCGCACAAGGACGAGTTGTGCCGGAGAGGCATGGAAACGAGCGCGCTATGTCATTGACTTCTTATTCGGCCGATCGCCCGGACTACAACAAAACCACAAGCACAGGAAGAGTAATCCCTGCTCGAAGACAGCCATCGGGCTCTAGCCAGCCGCCTTTTTCTCGACCAGACATGGACCCAGCCGCCGTCCATAATGTCGATGGCAGGCCACGGCCACCGAGTGATGGTTCGACGACCTCACGATCCATGTCGATGGCGTCGACGGTGCCAGATCGAACAATGAGTATGCAAAGTCAGGCACCTCCCAAGCCCGCCGGTCAGCCAACTCTTGTGGCGAGTAACTCCCGTAGAAGCAAGGTGCCATTGGTCTATCCAGCTTTGCTTTCGCGGGTTGCTGATGCCTTCCGCGAGAAAATTGTACTAGCTAAGCGAGAAAAGAACGGGGTTACTTATCATTACGCCTTTTCTGGCGCAGATGCGGTAGACTTGATTAGCTACATCATCAAAACGAACGATCGGAATCTAGCTCTTCTTCTAGGGCGTGCCTTGGATGCGCAGAAATTTTTCCACGATGTGACGTACGACCATCGTCTTCGAGATTCCCCGGGTGAGGTCTATGAATTCAACGATTTCAAAGAAACCATGGGAGAGGAAGCGCCCAGTTCTGAAGTCAACGGAGTTTTCACCCTTCTCACCGAGTGTTACTCACCGACTTGTAATCGCGACAGCTTATGCTACTCAATTGCGTGCCCCAGAAGGCTGGAGCAGCAAGCACGACTGAATCTCAAACCACAGCCGGGCTTGCGGTCGTCTGCGTCTAAAGGAAGTTTAcatggagacgatgatgataatgacaATCAGAAGTTATGGATTAACATGGTTCCAAAAGAGGTCTCCGATAGCATCGATGATCGCGAAAAGAAACGACAAGAAATTATCTTCGAGATTATGTACACGGAACGCGATTTTGTCAAGGATTTGGAATATTTGCGAGATTTCTGGATAAGGCCGTTGCGTTCTGCTGGCAACAAAAACATTTCACCCATTCCAGAACACCGACGAGAAAAGTTCATCCGTACAGTATTTGGAAATTGCTTGGACGTCCTGGCAGTCAATGGTGGTTTGGCTGAAGCTCTCAATGCCAGACAGAAGGAAAGCCACGTAGTGAAAACAGTTGGTGATATATTCCTGCAACATGTTCCACGATTCGACCCGTTTATAAAATATGGTGCGAATCAACTCTACGGAAAGTACGAgttcgagaaagagaaggcgTCTAATCCAGACTTCGCGAGGTTTGTGGAAGAAACCGAGCGTCTGAAGGAGTCACGAAAGCTGGAACTGAATGGATACTTGACCAAACCGACCACCCGTCTCGCAAGATATCCACTACTCCTTGAACAGGTTGTGAAAAACACGGCGGATGATAACCCCGACAAAGAAGACATTCCCAAAGCtatcaagctcatcaaggatTTCTTGTCCCGCGTCAACACTGAGAGTGGAAGAGCCGAGAACCATTTCAACCTCGTTCAGCTCAACGGTGCTCTAAAATTCGGTCCTGGTGACTATGTCAACCTGAAACTTACCGAGGAGAACCGCCAGATGCTGACAAAAATGGCATTCCGAAAGACACCTACTGACACCTCCGAGGTCACCGCATACCTTTTTGACCATGCTGTATTACTGGTGAGAATCAAGACTGTGAACAAGCGCGAGGAGTATCGAGTCTATCGGAAGCCGATTCCTCTGGAACTCCTGGTCATTGCGCAGATGGACGAGGTAATACCCAGAGCGGGAATCGCTAAAAGACCCTCATCTAGTCTGCTCCCAAATAAAGCAACCGCGAATCCCCCAAATACGAAAGATGGACTTCCTATCACCTTCCGACATCTTGGAAAAGGCGGTTACGAACAAACTCTTTATGCCACAAACCCCACGCAAAGACGGAAATTCATTGAACTAGTGGACGAACAGCAAAGAAAATTGAGGGAGCGGAACAGCAACTTCTACAACAAGACCGTTCTCTGTGAGAATTTCTTCACGTCAATCAACCGGGTAAATTGCCTTGTCCCTGTCGACGGTGGTAGAAAACTGGTGTACGGTACCGATAGTGGCATTTATCTCTCGGAGCGTTGGCCAAAGGATAAGTCGGCGAAACCAAGGCGAGTCTTGGATGTCAGTCAGGTAACTCAAATAGACACTCTAGAAGAGTATCAACTACTCTTAGTGTTGGCGAACAAAACCCTTTCCTCTTATCCGATGGAAGCGCTTGAAATAGGAGAGGGCCAGAACACAGTAGCGAAGAGGCCCAAGAAGATTCAAGGCCATGCgaatttcttcaaagctGGTATTGGACTTGGTCGTTATCTGGTGTGCTCTGTCAAAACTTCTGCTCTATCAACTACTATCAAGGTATACGAGCCCATGGACAACttgggaaagggaaagaaaaagtataAGATGTTCCAGAGTGGTCAAGACACCTTGAAACCCTTCAAG GAATATTATATCCCCGCCGAATCCTCCTCGATTCATTTCCTCCGTTCGACGCTTTGCGTTGGCTGTGCTCGTGGTTTTGAGGTTGTTAGCCTTGAGACGACCGAGACACAGTCTCTCCTAGATCAAGCCGACACTTCCCTAGACTTCGTGGCACGTAAGGAGAACGTTAAGCCCATTCATATCGAACGAATGAATGGCGAATTCCTTCTCAACTACAGTGATTTCTCGTTCTTTGTCAATCGCAATGGCTGGCGTGCTCGTCCGGACTGGAGAATTTCATGGGAAGGCAATCCCAATGCCTTCGCACTCTCTGACCCTTATATCCTTGCTTTTGAACCGAACTTCATAGAAATCAGACACATCGAGACGAGCGAGCTGATCCACATCATGACGGCGAAGAACATTCGCATGCTGCATGCCTCCACAAGAGAG ATTCTGTATGCCtacgaagacgaagcagGTGAAGACGTAGTAGCCAGTTTGGATTTCGGGAAGCCGCAGCGTAGTTGA
- a CDS encoding cAMP-dependent protein kinase (cAMP-dependent protein kinase catalytic subunit (PKA)), which yields MATGTVDPSAPKDVQGTSAPAGDIDTGSGNLHEKEKQMVSAIRPPHQRHLSPFVITERPEEKQLGVSTRTLTVDDFALLKTLGTGTFARVWLVRLKDEIRQRDKVYALKILRKADVIKLKQVEHVRNERKTLSAVAGHPFITTLIASFSDDQSLYMLLDYCPGGEIFSYLRRARRFNENTAKFYAAEITLTIEFLHDVEGIVYRDLKPENILLDAEGHIRLVDFGFAKKVDNRETYTLCGTPEYLAPEVIHNSGHGLAVDWWALGILIYEFLVGQPPFWDQNPMRIYEQIVEGRIRFPQNMSPAAQNIISLLCKTNPTERLGYISGGSARVKSHPFFEDIQWDDLFYRRIKGPIIPRVDHPADTGNFEEYPDPDVRSQNVYTDDLKKKYEALFSDF from the exons atggCTACAGGAACGGTCGACCCTTCGGCCCCTAAGGATGTCCAGGGGACCTCGGCCCCGGCCGGAGACATCGATACGGGGTCAGGTAATCTTcacgagaaagaaaaacaaatggTGTCTGCTATCCGCCCGCCGCACCAGCGACATCTGAGTCCTTTCGTCATCACCGAGCGGCCGGAGGAAAAGCAACTGGGTGTGTCTACCCGCACCTTGACAGTTGATGACTTTGCCCTTTTGAAAACCCTCGGTACTG GCACTTTCGCTCGAGTATGGCTAGTGAGATTGAAGGACGAAATACGTCAGAGAGATAAAGTGTATGCACTCAAAATACTACGGAAGGCGGATG TGATCAAATTGAAGCAGGTCGAACATGTGCGCAATGAGCGGAAGACTCTCTCGGCGGTTGCCGGCCACCCTTTCATAACGACACTGATAGCCTCATTTTCCGACGACCAAAGTCTGTACATGTTG TTGGACTATTGCCCTGGCGGTGAGATCTTTAGTTACCTACGGCGCGCGCGCCGGTTCAACGAAAATACCGCTAAATTCTATGCGGCCGAGATAACTCTTACCATCGAATTCCTCCACGATGTAGAGGGAATCGTTTATCGCGACCTGAAGCCTGAAAACATTCTTCTGGACGCCGAGGGGCACATTAGGCTTGTTGACTTTGGCTTTGCAAAGAAAGTCGATAATCGGGAGACATATACCCTTTGCGGCACGCCAGAGTACCTTGCCCCTGAGGTCATCCATAACAGTGGCCATGGCCTTGCAGTGGACTGGTGGGCCCTAGGTATTCTCATTTACGAGTTTCTCGTGGGGCAACCGCCCTTCTGGGACCAGAATCCCATGCGTATATACGAACAGATCGTTGAAGGCCGCATACGCTTCCCTCAGAATATGTCGCCGGCGGCTCAGAATATAATATCCTTACTTTGCAAGACCAATCCGACGGAGCGCCTAGGGTACATATCTGGAGGGTCTGCCAGAGTCAAGTCACATCCATTCTTTGAAGATATACAATGGGATGATCTGTTTTACCGCCGTATCAAAGGGCCCATCATCCCGAGAGTCGACCACCCCGCAGACACCGGTAACTTCGAAGAGTATCCCGATCCGGATGTGAGAAGTCAAAACGTTTATACCGATGatctgaagaaaaagtatGAGGCTTTGTTTAGCGACTTTTAG
- a CDS encoding V-type proton ATPase proteolipid subunit (vacuolar H+-ATPase V0 sector, subunits c/c') → MGAAYGTAKSGIGISGVGTFSDTIVYGLVIAVLIAQDMQPPPLPRQSLYTYVQSAICVSIWNGFMHLASGLSVGLAGMAAGYTIGIVGDAGVRAYLQQSRVYVGMILILIFGEVLGLYGYVTIVIPKYGFDANCDRLIVGLILNSKSHP, encoded by the exons ATGGGGGCAGCATATGGAACCGCTAAGTCCGGCATCGGTATCTCGGGTGTGGGAACTTTCAG CGATACTATTG TGTATGGTCTTGTCATTGCAGTTCTCATCGCACAGGACATGCAACCACCTCCGCTACCAAGGCAGAGCTTATATACGTACGTGCAATCTGCAATTTGCGTCTCGATCTGGAA TGGGTTCATGCACCTTGCATCAGGACTGTCGGTTGGCCTCGCAGGCATGGCTGCCGGATACACTATTGGAATTGTTGGAGATGCG GGTGTACGTGCGTACCTGCAGCAATCCCGGGTCTACGTCGGGATGATTCTTATCCTAATCTTCGGCGAAGTTCTTGGTCTCTATGGGTATGTGACTATTGTTATCCCTAAATATGGATTTGACGCTAACTGTGATAGACTAATTGTGGGCCTGATCCTGAATTCTAAGAGCCACCCTTAA
- the aspA gene encoding putative septin AspA (septin family protein (P-loop GTPase)) yields the protein MKQGIFGEIVGYLERQYDDILAEESRIKRNPRFRDNRVHVLLYFITPTGHGLRELDIELMKRLSPRVNVIPVIGKADSLTPAELAESKKLIMEDIEHYRIPVYNFPYDIEEDDEDTVEENAELRGLMPFAIVGSDDFVEIDGRKVRARQYPWGVVEVENPRHSDFLAIRSALLHSHLADLKEITHDFLYENYRTEKLSKSVDGATPTQDSSMNPEDLASQSVRLKEEQLRREEEKLREIELRVQREIAEKRQELLARESQLREIEARMARESSSQDVANGDA from the exons ATGAAGCAAGGCAT CTTTGGTGAGATTGTTGGATACCTTGAGCGCCAGTacgatgatatccttgccgAAGAATCACGAATCAAGCGAAACCCCCGCTTCAGGGACAACCGTGTCCACGTCCTTTTGTACTTCATCACACCCACTGGCCATGGCCTCCGTGAGCTGGATATCGAATTGATGAAGCGTCTTTCGCCTCGTGTCAACGTCATTCCCGTCATTGGAAAGGCTGACTCCCTCACTCCTGCAGAACTGGCCGAGTCCAAGAAGCTGATcatggaggatatcgagCATTACCGCATCCCCGTCTATAACTTCCCTTACGACAttgaggaggatgacgaggataccGTGGAAGAGAACGCTGAACTACGTGGGCTTATGCCGTTTGCCATCGTTGGCTCTGATGACTTCGTGGAAATCGATGGCCGGAAAGTACGAGCCAGGCAATATCCTTGGGGAGTTGTTGAGGTTGAAAACCCTCGCCACTCTGATTTCTTGGCCATCCGAAGTGCTCTTCTTCACAGCCACCTTGCGGATCTGAAGGAGATCACCCATGACTTCCTTTATGAAAACTATCGTACCGAGAAGCTCAGTAAGAGCGTTGACGGTGCCACTCC TACCCAAGATTCGTCGATGAACCCAGAAGACCTAGCATCCCAGTCCGTCCGCCTGAAGGAGGAACAACTCCGTcgtgaggaggagaaactCCGCGAGATCGAACTCCGGGTGCAGCGTGAGATTGCTGAGAAGCGCCAGGAATTGTTGGCTCGTGAGAGCCAGCTGAGGGAGATCGAGGCTCGTATGGCACGCGAGTCCAGCAGCCAGGACGTCGCCAATGGTGATGCTTAA
- a CDS encoding phosphatidylinositol-3,5-bisphosphate binding protein HSV2 (uncharacterized conserved protein, contains WD40 repeats), whose product MNTRQVIDESVGPFSLSATFNNDNSCFSVGLDTGFCVFNADPCELKVSRDFNAGIGVAVMLGQTNYLAIVGGGRQPKFPQNKLAIWDDAKQKAVITLEFRTSVLGVRLSKSRIVVALLNSIHIFAFSNPPQKLSVFETTDNPMGLACLGQKLLAFPGRSPGQVQLVELETGNVSIIPAHSSPLRAMTLSPDGEVLATASEMGTLVRVFSTSNCTKMAELRRGVDQAVIFSLAISPSNNLLAVTSDKSTLHVFDLPHPLNPSHRNPLASPPSEEGTNQKWGILGKIPLLPRVFSDVYSFASAPFEIGDESAPGSHYVPPLGTSFGRPLKGVIGWPDDQTILVLGSGRDGRWEKFTLREGGDGKRYCMREGWKRYLGGG is encoded by the exons ATGAATACCCGTCAGGTTATTGATGAATCCGTGGGGccattttccctttccgCGACCTTTAATAATGACAACAGCTGTTTTTCTGTTGGCCTTGATACGGGATTCTGTG TCTTTAATGCCGACCCTTGTGAGCTGAAAGTATCAAGAG ACTTCAATGCAGGCATCGGTGTCGCGGTGATGCTAGGCCAGACAAACTACTTAGCCATCGTCGGTGGAGGAAGGCAACCTAAGTTTCCCCAAAACAAG CTGGCTATCTGGGATGATGCAAAACAGAAGGCGGTCATTACTCTAGAGTTCCGCACCTCTGTACTGGGTGTCCGGTTGTCAAAGTCGCGAATTGTCGTCGCTTTACTGAATAGCATCCACATCTTCGCATTTTCAAATCCGCCGCAAAAGCTGTCTGTTTTTGAAACAACAGATAACCCGATGGGTCTAGCCTGCTTAGGGCAGAAGCTACTTGCTTTTCCTGGACGATCTCCTGGGCAAGTCCAATTAGTTGAGCTAGAAACAGGGAACGTCAGCATCATACCTGCACACAGCTCACCACTACGTGCTATGACGCTGAGCCCGGATGGAGAGGTGCTGGCAACAGCGAGTGAAATG GGGACTCTGGTACGGGTATTCTCCACCAGCAATTGCACGAAAATGGCTGAACTACGGCGGGGAGTCGATCAGGCAGTGATATTCTCTCTTGCCATCTCGCCTTCGAACAATTTATTGGCCGTAACATCGGACAAGTCTACTTTACATGTCTTTGATCTCCCTCACCCACTCAACCCTTCGCATCGCAATCCACTAGCATCCCCACCATCGGAAGAGGGAACGAACCAGAAATGGGGCATCCTAGGGAAAATCCCGCTGCTTCCCAGGGTTTTCTCTGATGTTTACTCTTTTGCAAGTGCTCCTTTTGAGATTGGTGACGAATCGGCACCAGGTTCTCATTATGTGCCACCTCTTGGAACCTCATTTGGGAGACCTCTTAAAGGTGTGATAGGATGGCCCGACGACCAAACAATTCTCGTTCTTGGATCAGGTAGGGACGGACGCTGGGAGAAGTTCACCCTTCGTGAAGGCGGCGATGGAAAGCGCTACTGTATGAGGGAAGGCTGGAAAAGGTACTTGGGAGGTGGTTGA